The following proteins are co-located in the Imtechella halotolerans genome:
- a CDS encoding DUF6341 family protein — protein MKNFFEGIQYLFEDILFTPLHWLRNLELESWWAANTLNWIFIIICATALVYWILQLKKFNDNNEENKDVTAHSYL, from the coding sequence ATGAAAAACTTTTTTGAAGGCATTCAATATTTGTTCGAAGATATTCTATTTACCCCTCTTCATTGGCTTCGTAATTTGGAGTTGGAGAGTTGGTGGGCAGCCAATACGCTAAACTGGATTTTCATCATTATATGTGCAACTGCACTAGTTTATTGGATTCTTCAATTGAAGAAATTCAATGATAATAATGAAGAGAATAAAGACGTTACTGCTCATTCATACCTATAA
- a CDS encoding DUF6427 family protein translates to MISDLFKNTRPVNFLILLVMMIITMLFYQFFIFHSKWDLGNILQSLAIIVLLIINLFMVNFIDKKNDLTENNAYVILLFSVMLAFFPYIYDSLNIIISHTFILLALRRIVSMRSMKTIKLKIFDAVFWISVASFFFSWSLLFLVLVFFAILLYAPRDYKNWLVPLLSIATVWILYCTVAILLNQPIQGIASITPQWDWDIDRFMQLRYMIPMGFLSVIGGWALLLYFLGIGEKSGKYQNELLIVISAFLIGVGIALGAEENHGAETMFIMFPLAVIIACFLEKIRRNWIRELIFWIFLFLPLVALML, encoded by the coding sequence ATGATTTCCGATCTGTTTAAAAATACCCGACCTGTCAATTTTCTTATCCTGCTGGTAATGATGATTATCACCATGCTCTTTTACCAGTTTTTCATTTTTCATAGTAAATGGGACTTAGGAAATATACTTCAATCATTAGCGATTATTGTCTTGCTAATTATCAACCTATTTATGGTAAATTTTATCGACAAGAAAAATGACCTTACCGAAAATAATGCCTACGTAATCTTGCTTTTTTCTGTTATGTTGGCTTTTTTTCCATATATCTATGATAGTTTAAATATAATTATTTCACATACTTTCATTCTCCTTGCGCTTAGACGTATTGTAAGCATGCGATCCATGAAAACAATCAAACTTAAAATTTTTGATGCTGTATTTTGGATAAGTGTGGCCTCCTTCTTTTTTAGTTGGAGTTTACTTTTTTTAGTGCTTGTTTTTTTTGCCATTCTCCTTTATGCACCGAGAGATTATAAAAATTGGTTGGTACCATTACTTTCCATTGCAACAGTTTGGATTCTTTATTGTACAGTAGCAATATTACTTAATCAGCCTATACAAGGCATTGCCTCTATAACCCCACAATGGGATTGGGATATTGATCGATTTATGCAATTGCGGTATATGATTCCTATGGGCTTTTTAAGTGTCATTGGAGGATGGGCTCTGCTACTTTATTTTTTAGGAATAGGTGAAAAATCGGGAAAGTACCAGAACGAATTACTTATTGTAATTTCAGCATTTCTCATAGGTGTTGGAATTGCTTTAGGGGCTGAAGAAAACCATGGAGCCGAAACTATGTTTATCATGTTTCCATTAGCCGTTATAATTGCGTGTTTCCTTGAAAAAATTAGAAGAAATTGGATTCGTGAACTAATATTTTGGATATTCCTTTTTTTGCCATTGGTGGCATTAATGCTGTAA
- the upp gene encoding uracil phosphoribosyltransferase, whose translation MHIHHLGLENSVLNNFILELRSVTIQNDSMRFRRNIERVGEVLCYEMSKSLTYKLGDVVTPLGKKEIQILHDKIVICSILRAGLSLHQGIQNYLDQAENAFISAYRHHTNDSNDFEIIVEYLAGPSIEDKILLLADPMLASGQSFVAVKKALSSLGNPKEIHLLSVIAAPEGIEFVSKHFPENTHLWIATIDSHLNEKGYIIPGLGDAGDLAFGSKLQH comes from the coding sequence ATGCATATTCATCATTTAGGATTGGAAAACTCTGTGTTAAACAACTTCATTTTGGAGTTACGTTCAGTAACTATTCAAAATGACAGTATGAGATTCAGACGAAATATAGAACGAGTTGGTGAAGTCTTGTGTTATGAAATGAGTAAGTCTCTTACATACAAGTTAGGAGATGTGGTCACACCACTAGGAAAAAAAGAGATTCAAATTCTTCACGACAAAATAGTCATTTGTTCAATCCTTAGGGCTGGATTATCTTTACATCAGGGTATCCAAAATTATCTTGATCAAGCCGAAAATGCTTTTATTTCGGCCTACAGGCACCATACCAATGACTCAAATGATTTTGAAATTATTGTAGAATATCTAGCCGGTCCTTCCATAGAAGATAAAATACTACTACTAGCAGACCCAATGCTAGCTTCAGGACAGTCTTTTGTAGCTGTAAAAAAGGCACTTTCATCATTAGGGAATCCAAAAGAAATTCACCTTTTGTCTGTCATTGCTGCTCCTGAAGGTATTGAATTTGTTTCAAAGCATTTTCCTGAAAACACCCATTTATGGATTGCTACCATAGACAGTCATTTAAACGAAAAGGGATACATTATCCCTGGTCTAGGGGACGCTGGTGACCTTGCTTTTGGAAGCAAGTTACAGCATTAA
- a CDS encoding DUF4254 domain-containing protein, translating into MFSEFAFKIFEESIRKYHIIDDVYQSFVNPYESNTIEHLLYRKNWIDTVQWHYEDIIRDPQIDPVAALDLKRKIDASNQDRTDMVEYIDSYFLDKFKEVSPFDTATINSESPAWAIDRLSILALKIYHMREEAERKDATADHRRKCKEKLDVLLEQRVDLSTAIDQLLEDIKEGRKYMKVYKQMKMYNDNELNPVLRGQK; encoded by the coding sequence ATGTTTAGCGAATTTGCCTTTAAAATTTTTGAAGAAAGTATCCGTAAATATCATATAATCGATGATGTATACCAATCTTTTGTGAATCCATATGAGTCAAACACAATAGAACATCTTTTATATAGAAAAAATTGGATAGATACTGTTCAATGGCATTATGAAGACATAATTCGTGATCCGCAAATTGATCCAGTTGCAGCCCTGGATTTAAAGCGTAAAATAGATGCCTCTAATCAAGATAGAACTGATATGGTTGAATATATTGATAGTTATTTTCTTGATAAATTTAAAGAAGTATCCCCGTTTGACACGGCTACAATTAATTCTGAAAGCCCAGCATGGGCTATCGATCGCTTGTCCATTCTAGCACTTAAGATTTATCATATGCGAGAGGAAGCTGAACGTAAAGATGCCACAGCTGATCATCGTAGAAAGTGTAAGGAAAAATTAGACGTATTATTGGAGCAACGTGTAGATTTATCTACAGCCATTGACCAATTACTGGAGGATATTAAGGAAGGAAGAAAGTATATGAAAGTATACAAACAGATGAAGATGTATAACGATAACGAACTTAATCCAGTTTTAAGAGGGCAGAAGTAA
- a CDS encoding glycosyltransferase family 9 protein: MKTTVSPSNHVLVIRLSALGDVAMTIPVLKAVTTQYPDLRITVLTRAFFKPMFSSLSQCKVYEIDVKKRHKGIVGLLKLFLELKPLEIDKVADLHNVLRSKVLKQFFELKGTPVAQLDKGRAEKRILTSGNQKQLHFLKHTVERYADVFESLGYPVDLTLATPIEKRDLGLKIINLLGTKDVKWIGIAPFAAHNGKMYPLDLMEEVISVLSKMEYKIMLFGGGEKEKNTLQRMADTFPNTFSMVGEFSFAEELNLISHLDIMVSMDSGNAHLAAIYGVPTVTIWGVTHPAAGFSPFGQKIDNVLLSDRDKYPLIPTSIYGNKVPHGYEHVMRTISPGVIVDKVKEILG; this comes from the coding sequence TTGAAAACCACCGTTTCACCATCTAATCATGTGTTGGTTATTCGTCTATCGGCTTTGGGAGATGTCGCTATGACTATTCCTGTATTAAAAGCCGTAACAACTCAGTATCCTGATTTACGTATAACTGTGCTCACTAGAGCTTTTTTTAAACCCATGTTCTCCTCTTTATCGCAGTGTAAAGTGTATGAGATTGATGTAAAAAAGAGGCATAAAGGTATTGTAGGATTATTGAAGTTATTTCTAGAGTTAAAACCATTAGAGATTGATAAGGTGGCCGATTTACACAATGTTCTTCGAAGTAAGGTTCTTAAACAGTTTTTTGAATTAAAAGGAACACCGGTAGCTCAATTGGATAAAGGTAGGGCTGAAAAAAGAATATTAACATCAGGTAATCAAAAGCAATTGCATTTTTTGAAACATACCGTTGAGCGGTATGCAGATGTATTTGAGTCTTTGGGATATCCAGTAGACTTAACACTTGCTACGCCTATTGAAAAAAGGGATCTAGGTTTAAAAATCATAAATTTATTGGGTACAAAGGATGTAAAGTGGATTGGGATAGCACCATTTGCTGCACATAATGGAAAAATGTACCCACTGGACTTAATGGAGGAAGTTATTAGTGTTCTTTCAAAAATGGAATACAAAATAATGTTATTTGGAGGTGGAGAAAAAGAGAAAAACACACTTCAAAGAATGGCCGATACTTTTCCAAATACATTTTCCATGGTTGGTGAATTTTCATTTGCTGAGGAGTTAAATTTAATTTCTCACCTCGATATAATGGTATCAATGGATAGTGGAAATGCTCATTTAGCTGCCATATATGGAGTGCCAACAGTAACTATATGGGGTGTAACTCATCCTGCTGCCGGGTTCTCTCCATTTGGGCAGAAAATTGATAATGTATTACTATCTGATAGGGATAAATATCCGCTTATTCCTACTTCCATTTATGGAAACAAAGTTCCACATGGATATGAGCATGTTATGCGGACGATTAGCCCGGGAGTTATTGTAGATAAGGTAAAGGAGATCTTGGGATAA
- a CDS encoding ferredoxin--NADP reductase, with product MTHFHTLTVKSIQRITPKSVTVSFDIPEALRKTFQFKAGQYLTIKKSFNGTEVRRSYSICSTPESGKLTIGIKKLENGLFSQYANNDLREGETIEVHEPEGRFIYLPSSGSRTILAFAAGSGITPIMSIMQTILEEDKDSKFILVYGNKSVTETMFYDTIQQLKTNYPDRLLVQYIFSKSEEDGALFGRIERSTVNFLLKNRFKDENIEEYYLCGPEEMINTVSQTLLENGISKEQIHFELFTSSINPVTSNEVFEGQTQITVTVDDEEVSFVMSQSQTVLEAVLKQNIDAPYSCQGGICSSCIARVKEGEVTMVKNQILTDGEVAEGLILTCQSHPTSTKVVIDYDDV from the coding sequence ATGACACATTTCCATACACTTACCGTAAAAAGCATACAACGTATAACCCCAAAGTCGGTAACTGTCTCCTTTGATATACCTGAAGCCTTACGTAAAACTTTTCAATTTAAAGCTGGTCAGTACCTTACCATTAAGAAAAGTTTTAATGGAACTGAGGTTCGTCGTTCTTACTCCATTTGTAGTACCCCCGAAAGTGGAAAACTAACCATAGGAATTAAAAAGCTAGAAAATGGTTTGTTTTCGCAATATGCCAACAATGACCTAAGGGAAGGAGAAACTATTGAAGTTCACGAACCTGAAGGGCGTTTTATATACCTCCCATCTTCAGGGTCCAGAACTATCCTCGCTTTTGCCGCCGGGAGTGGCATTACTCCAATCATGAGCATCATGCAGACGATCTTAGAGGAGGATAAGGATAGTAAATTTATATTGGTATATGGAAACAAATCGGTAACAGAAACTATGTTTTATGATACTATCCAACAATTAAAAACAAACTATCCTGACCGATTACTGGTTCAATATATTTTTAGCAAAAGCGAAGAAGATGGTGCTCTATTTGGAAGAATTGAGCGCTCAACTGTCAACTTTCTTTTAAAGAATAGGTTTAAGGATGAAAATATAGAAGAATATTATCTTTGCGGACCAGAAGAAATGATTAACACCGTAAGTCAAACTCTTTTAGAAAATGGGATCTCTAAAGAACAAATTCATTTTGAGCTTTTTACCTCATCTATTAATCCTGTAACAAGTAACGAAGTCTTTGAAGGTCAAACTCAAATTACAGTTACTGTTGATGATGAGGAAGTTTCCTTCGTTATGAGTCAGAGTCAAACGGTATTGGAAGCCGTATTAAAGCAAAACATTGACGCTCCATACTCGTGCCAAGGAGGCATTTGTAGTAGCTGTATTGCACGAGTGAAAGAAGGAGAGGTAACCATGGTCAAAAATCAAATTCTTACTGATGGTGAAGTAGCCGAGGGACTAATATTAACTTGTCAATCCCATCCTACCTCGACAAAAGTTGTCATTGATTACGATGATGTTTAA
- a CDS encoding DUF5687 family protein: MFRSFISLEWKNYFRSPAFSKKLVLKILLIFFALIFIVEFLALGAAVFYILKKAFPDQDPFITVNNMLIYWFLFDLVFRFFMQKLPVMNIKPFMVLPVPKKKVIHYLMSKSLLSFFNILPLFFFVPFTIVLLFEGYTVGSVLGWFLAMLSITVSINFINFLINKHQPYFVILVILLGILGGLQYFEFYPVTKIVGTFFYAFYNSAFSIVIPILISGILYRLNYNYLHNNFYIDGVISQKVTVANSNEMAWLNRFGNVAPFLKNDLKMISRNARPKQVVLISILFLFYGLIFFTQDIYMNMPAILAFASIFVTGGFLMTFGQHVPSWDSEYYKLMMSQNIKYKLYLESKWMMLVVGTLLSFLLSIPYLYFGVKIFGMIAAGAMFNIGVNSILVLWGGALNRTPIKLNEKAKGFGNTQAFSASSLLISFPKIILPMILFYIPYRIFDSWNAGLVAIGLTGLLCFLFKGYFLNRIERIYQKGKYKTVAAYADKK, translated from the coding sequence ATGTTTAGAAGTTTCATTTCGTTAGAGTGGAAGAATTATTTTAGATCTCCCGCATTTTCTAAAAAGTTAGTCTTAAAAATACTGCTAATCTTTTTTGCACTAATTTTTATAGTTGAATTTCTGGCATTGGGCGCAGCTGTCTTTTATATTCTTAAAAAAGCTTTTCCGGATCAGGACCCATTTATTACTGTAAATAATATGTTGATTTATTGGTTTTTATTTGATTTGGTCTTCCGGTTTTTCATGCAAAAACTGCCCGTAATGAATATCAAACCTTTTATGGTACTTCCAGTTCCCAAAAAAAAGGTAATTCATTATTTGATGAGTAAATCTTTATTGTCATTTTTCAACATACTTCCCCTATTTTTCTTTGTGCCTTTCACTATTGTCCTTCTATTTGAAGGCTATACTGTTGGATCAGTATTAGGTTGGTTTTTGGCCATGTTGTCAATTACGGTTAGTATTAATTTTATTAATTTTCTGATCAATAAACATCAGCCATATTTTGTTATTCTGGTTATACTACTAGGAATACTTGGAGGGCTCCAATATTTTGAGTTTTATCCTGTAACTAAAATAGTTGGTACGTTTTTTTATGCATTTTATAATTCAGCATTTTCTATTGTAATTCCAATATTGATTTCAGGGATACTTTACAGGTTGAATTACAACTATTTACATAATAATTTTTATATAGATGGCGTAATTTCTCAAAAGGTAACTGTTGCAAATTCAAATGAGATGGCTTGGTTAAATCGTTTTGGGAATGTCGCTCCTTTTCTTAAGAATGATTTGAAAATGATAAGTAGAAATGCAAGACCTAAACAGGTGGTGTTGATTTCCATATTGTTTTTATTCTATGGGTTAATATTCTTTACTCAGGACATTTATATGAATATGCCTGCGATTTTAGCGTTCGCCTCTATTTTTGTAACAGGAGGGTTCTTAATGACCTTTGGACAACATGTTCCTTCATGGGATAGCGAGTATTATAAGCTTATGATGAGCCAAAATATAAAGTATAAATTGTATTTGGAGAGTAAATGGATGATGTTGGTTGTAGGCACATTGTTGTCTTTTTTGCTAAGTATTCCTTATCTGTATTTTGGGGTTAAAATTTTTGGGATGATTGCTGCTGGAGCCATGTTTAATATAGGTGTTAACAGTATTTTGGTTTTATGGGGTGGTGCACTAAATAGAACACCGATTAAACTAAATGAAAAGGCTAAAGGGTTTGGAAATACACAGGCCTTTTCTGCATCTTCACTTCTCATTTCATTTCCTAAAATCATTTTACCTATGATTTTATTTTATATTCCTTATAGAATTTTCGATAGTTGGAATGCTGGGCTTGTAGCCATAGGTCTTACTGGATTGCTATGCTTTCTTTTTAAAGGGTATTTTTTAAATAGGATTGAACGAATATATCAGAAAGGAAAATATAAAACTGTTGCGGCTTATGCCGATAAAAAATAA
- a CDS encoding ABC transporter ATP-binding protein, which produces MIIVEQLSKNYNGTAVLNIAELEIPKGQSFGLVGNNGAGKTTFFSLLLDLIQPTTGRVVNNDVVVNENENWKPFTAAFIDESFLIGYLTAEEYFYFVGELRGQNKADVDALLGEFEDFFHGEILNQKKYLRDMSKGNQKKVGIVATFIGNPEVIILDEPFANLDPTTQIRLKRIIKDLAENRNTTILVSSHDLLHVTEVSERIVVLHKGEVIKDIQTSQETLKELEAFFAL; this is translated from the coding sequence ATGATAATTGTAGAACAACTTTCGAAAAATTATAACGGTACAGCCGTTTTAAATATAGCTGAATTGGAAATCCCTAAAGGACAAAGTTTTGGTTTGGTGGGGAATAATGGAGCTGGTAAGACTACTTTTTTTAGTTTGTTATTAGACTTGATTCAGCCCACAACTGGTAGGGTTGTTAATAATGATGTAGTAGTAAATGAGAATGAGAACTGGAAACCTTTTACTGCTGCATTTATTGATGAAAGCTTCCTTATAGGCTATCTTACTGCGGAAGAGTATTTTTATTTTGTTGGTGAATTACGAGGTCAGAACAAGGCTGATGTTGATGCATTATTGGGCGAATTCGAAGATTTTTTTCATGGAGAAATTCTGAATCAAAAGAAGTACTTAAGAGATATGAGTAAGGGAAATCAAAAGAAAGTTGGTATAGTTGCTACCTTTATCGGGAATCCTGAGGTAATTATACTTGATGAGCCTTTTGCTAATCTTGATCCTACAACACAAATCCGTTTAAAAAGAATTATAAAGGATCTCGCAGAAAACAGGAACACTACAATTCTTGTATCTAGCCATGATTTATTGCATGTAACCGAAGTATCAGAGCGAATAGTTGTGTTACACAAAGGAGAGGTTATAAAAGATATTCAAACATCCCAAGAAACACTCAAAGAGTTGGAGGCATTTTTTGCGTTATAA
- the porW gene encoding type IX secretion system periplasmic lipoprotein PorW/SprE, with protein sequence MKKQFYIVSYLMVIMGGIYSCSPKKDAFINRNYQAVVTEYNVLFNGYNSLNEGVEALDNEYQDNYWEILPIERLQLSEAIILPGQESNAYFQKAEEKAVKAIQKHSMMFRNREKNPQIDEAYLLLGMARYYDQRFIPAQEAFNYILYKYPNSDKINQARVWREKVNLRLENEELAINNLKRLIKLERLQDQEYADAKATLAQAYINLQHKDSAVQELKIAATYTKKNDEKGRYNYIIGQLYLQLGIEDTAIMAFDKVIDLNRKSPRIYMINAHIQKAKLFDMRQGDKNVLLKTLTELEENRENRPYLDIIFRQIGEFYVENDSLEMAESYFNKSLRTNSSNKHLVALNYEAIGEMKFDEKAYKLAGSYYDSTLTNLDSNTKKFLSLKRKKDNLDQVISYETLVQTNDSILKLVSLGEDGRELYFEEVISKLIAKEEEEKKQKQEEEANKRRATQPDPFFRNPNAATDLSQQGESFYFYNDVTIAYGKNEFRRLWGERELTDNWRYSKTTVVPISDVVDLETKVDSHEVPKEQLYSVSYYEDQIPVRQGAIDTLVMDRNYALYQLGLLYRDKFAEYPLAIERLETLLVMQPEEKLKLPAEYNLYKLYTLLGNEKAAVYKNNIVTKYPESRYAQLLLNPNAIFENTENNPEQVYASIFKEFQDQEYESVIARCDQAVKDYHGEEIVPRFELLKASALGRLNGLRVFSEALNYIALNYPNTEEGKQAQETIDDVLPRLEMETFDESGKGDWKIVFRFNRGDDENIKLLEDRLTSILKEISYSHITFSEDVYSSQEIFVVLHGFQLKENALTVQKILNEHKKYRVNQTSFVISSPNYQIIQTHKNLDVYPLN encoded by the coding sequence TTGAAAAAACAGTTTTATATAGTGTCTTACCTAATGGTAATAATGGGAGGAATCTATAGTTGTTCTCCTAAAAAAGATGCATTTATTAACCGTAATTATCAAGCGGTAGTTACTGAATACAATGTTCTTTTTAATGGATATAACTCCTTAAATGAGGGTGTAGAGGCACTAGATAATGAATATCAGGACAATTACTGGGAGATTTTACCTATTGAACGACTTCAATTGTCTGAAGCCATAATCTTGCCAGGCCAAGAGAGTAATGCTTACTTTCAAAAGGCAGAAGAAAAGGCTGTTAAGGCCATTCAGAAACACTCAATGATGTTTAGGAATAGGGAAAAAAACCCTCAAATCGATGAGGCCTATTTATTATTGGGAATGGCAAGGTATTATGACCAGAGGTTCATTCCGGCTCAGGAGGCCTTTAATTACATCTTGTATAAATATCCTAATAGTGATAAAATTAACCAAGCTAGAGTATGGCGCGAAAAGGTAAACCTTCGATTAGAAAATGAAGAGTTGGCCATTAATAATTTAAAACGTCTTATAAAATTAGAGCGTCTTCAAGACCAAGAATACGCTGATGCTAAAGCAACATTAGCTCAAGCATATATAAATCTTCAACATAAGGATAGTGCTGTTCAGGAACTTAAAATTGCCGCAACCTATACAAAGAAAAATGACGAAAAGGGGCGATATAATTACATTATTGGACAATTGTATTTGCAACTTGGGATAGAAGATACGGCTATTATGGCATTTGATAAAGTCATTGATCTTAATAGGAAATCACCGCGTATTTATATGATCAATGCCCATATACAGAAAGCAAAACTATTTGATATGAGGCAAGGAGATAAAAATGTTCTCCTAAAGACTCTAACGGAACTAGAAGAAAATAGGGAGAATCGCCCTTATTTGGATATTATTTTTAGACAGATTGGGGAGTTTTATGTGGAAAATGATTCTTTAGAAATGGCTGAATCTTATTTTAATAAATCCTTAAGAACCAATTCTTCAAATAAGCATTTGGTGGCACTGAATTATGAAGCTATAGGGGAGATGAAGTTTGATGAAAAGGCTTATAAATTGGCTGGCTCCTATTATGATAGTACGCTTACAAATCTTGATTCAAATACTAAAAAGTTTCTTTCACTGAAAAGGAAAAAGGATAATTTGGATCAAGTGATTTCATATGAAACCTTAGTTCAAACTAATGATAGTATCTTAAAATTAGTTTCTTTAGGTGAAGACGGGCGTGAATTGTATTTTGAGGAGGTCATTAGTAAACTAATAGCTAAAGAGGAGGAGGAGAAAAAGCAAAAACAAGAGGAGGAGGCGAACAAAAGGCGAGCGACTCAACCTGATCCGTTTTTTAGAAATCCAAATGCAGCAACCGATCTGAGTCAGCAAGGTGAAAGTTTTTATTTTTACAATGATGTTACAATAGCCTATGGTAAGAATGAATTCAGAAGATTGTGGGGGGAACGTGAATTGACAGATAACTGGAGGTATTCTAAAACAACAGTAGTACCCATTTCTGACGTAGTTGATTTAGAAACAAAGGTCGACTCTCACGAGGTACCGAAAGAACAATTGTATTCGGTATCCTATTATGAAGATCAAATTCCTGTTAGACAAGGTGCTATTGATACCCTTGTTATGGATCGAAATTATGCATTGTATCAGTTAGGGTTGTTGTATAGGGATAAGTTTGCTGAGTATCCATTGGCAATTGAGCGCTTGGAAACATTGTTAGTCATGCAGCCCGAAGAGAAGTTGAAACTTCCTGCGGAATATAACCTTTACAAGCTCTATACTCTTTTAGGGAATGAAAAGGCTGCTGTCTACAAAAATAATATTGTAACTAAGTATCCTGAATCAAGATATGCACAATTATTACTTAACCCAAATGCCATTTTTGAAAATACGGAGAATAATCCTGAACAGGTTTATGCATCAATTTTTAAAGAGTTCCAAGATCAGGAATATGAATCTGTAATTGCTCGGTGTGATCAAGCTGTTAAAGATTACCATGGAGAGGAAATTGTACCAAGATTTGAGCTTTTAAAAGCGAGTGCATTAGGAAGACTAAATGGTTTAAGAGTATTCAGTGAAGCGTTGAACTATATAGCTCTAAATTATCCAAACACAGAAGAGGGTAAACAAGCTCAGGAAACAATTGATGATGTGTTGCCAAGATTAGAGATGGAAACTTTTGATGAATCAGGTAAAGGGGATTGGAAAATTGTTTTTAGATTTAACAGAGGAGATGATGAAAATATAAAATTGTTAGAAGATAGGTTGACATCAATTCTTAAAGAAATAAGTTATTCGCACATAACCTTCTCTGAAGATGTATATTCTTCTCAAGAAATTTTTGTAGTATTACATGGTTTTCAATTGAAAGAGAATGCGTTAACCGTGCAGAAAATTTTAAATGAACATAAAAAGTATAGGGTGAATCAAACTAGTTTTGTAATTTCGTCACCCAACTATCAAATTATTCAAACTCATAAAAATTTGGATGTTTATCCATTAAATTAA
- a CDS encoding bactofilin family protein: MFKEAKKSPQENTGISNRILGTTLIKGDVTSESDFRVDGRLEGTVKTTGKVVIGKSGSIIGKIECASADIEGSFNGILLAKELLSLKSSAVIEGEVTATKLSIEPGAVFNATCQMKNGHKIMTGETSAEKK; encoded by the coding sequence ATGTTTAAAGAAGCAAAAAAAAGCCCACAAGAAAACACAGGAATTAGCAACAGAATCCTTGGAACCACTTTAATTAAGGGAGATGTGACCTCAGAATCTGATTTCAGAGTTGATGGAAGATTGGAAGGAACAGTAAAAACTACTGGAAAAGTGGTAATAGGTAAATCGGGCTCAATTATAGGTAAAATAGAATGTGCTAGCGCCGATATTGAAGGCTCTTTTAACGGGATCCTTTTAGCTAAAGAACTGCTTTCATTAAAGAGTTCAGCCGTAATTGAAGGAGAGGTTACCGCTACTAAACTTTCGATTGAGCCAGGAGCAGTTTTCAATGCAACTTGCCAAATGAAAAATGGTCATAAAATAATGACGGGTGAAACTTCCGCAGAAAAAAAATAA
- a CDS encoding AtpZ/AtpI family protein yields MKLPQKKNKPNKFLALSGAALQMGAIIYLGNLLGVYLDSKFPNSDELYTKFVTLGAVILAILSIISQVTSLSKRE; encoded by the coding sequence GTGAAACTTCCGCAGAAAAAAAATAAACCAAACAAATTTCTAGCTCTATCCGGTGCGGCTCTGCAAATGGGAGCCATCATTTATTTAGGAAACCTTTTGGGTGTGTATTTGGATTCAAAGTTTCCTAATTCAGATGAGCTATACACAAAATTTGTAACTCTAGGGGCTGTTATTCTAGCCATCCTTAGTATTATAAGTCAAGTAACGTCCTTATCCAAGCGCGAATGA
- a CDS encoding DUF6168 family protein — MNSSYLVKTVMRNLFILALAYVLFFNLHEYLLEQRNTVLSFSLFKIYTFHFVASAVVYFLIELLATIVPSQAGFAYLGTIFIKVGIFVLLFQDLMFSEVEFIMAEKLALVIPMFLFLFIEVFFISRLLNTK; from the coding sequence ATGAATTCTTCCTATTTAGTTAAAACAGTAATGCGAAACCTGTTTATTCTAGCATTAGCATATGTTCTTTTTTTTAATCTACATGAGTATTTATTAGAACAGCGAAATACCGTTTTGTCCTTTTCATTGTTTAAGATTTATACATTTCATTTTGTTGCTAGTGCCGTAGTTTATTTTTTAATTGAATTATTGGCTACAATTGTACCTTCTCAAGCAGGCTTTGCTTACCTAGGGACTATCTTCATTAAGGTTGGGATCTTTGTTTTACTCTTTCAGGATTTGATGTTTTCAGAAGTAGAGTTTATTATGGCAGAGAAGTTGGCATTGGTAATTCCTATGTTTCTTTTTTTATTTATTGAGGTATTCTTTATTTCAAGGTTGTTGAATACCAAATAG